In Populus trichocarpa isolate Nisqually-1 chromosome 12, P.trichocarpa_v4.1, whole genome shotgun sequence, a genomic segment contains:
- the LOC7484378 gene encoding signal peptide peptidase-like 1 produces METLWKLLYLLEPAPVTLIVTAVAVTFGSAFRALNYGKEMERNLDLSEASITLDRSQALMIPIMSSCSLLLMFYLFSSVSQILTAFTAIASVSSLFFCLSPFVAYIKSHYGLADPFVSRCCAKSFTRIEGLLLLSCSLTVAAWLVSGHWILNNLLGISICIAFVSHVRLPNIKICAMLLACLFVYDIFWVFYSERFFGANVMVSVATQQASNPVHTVANSLSLPGLQLITKKLELPVKIVFPRNLFSSTAPGGNTTDFMMLGLGDMAIPAMLLALVLCFDYRKSRDPVNLLDLYSSKGQKYIWYALPGYAIGLVIALAAGVLTHSPQPALLYLVPSTLGPVIVVSWFRRELPELWEGSMSNVNDKARQIEV; encoded by the exons ATGGAGACCTTGTGGAAGCTTTTATATTTGCTGGAGCCTGCACCTGTTACCCTTATAGTGACAGCAGTGGCCGTGACATTTGGGTCTGCTTTTCGAGCTTTAAATTATGGGAAAGAAATGGAGAGGAATCTTGACTTGTCTGAAGCATCCATTACATTGGATAGGTCTCAAGCACTAATGATCCCAATAATGAGTTCTTGCAGTTTGCTTTTGATGTTTTACCTGTTTTCGTCTGTCTCCCAAATCCTTACTGCATTCACAGCCATTGCCTCTGTTTCATCTCTTTTCTTCTGCCTCTCTCCTTTTGTTGCCTATATAAAGTCACATTATGGCTTGGCAGACCCATTTGTGTCCCGTTGCTGTGCAAAGTCATTTACAAGAATCGAAGGGTTATTGTTGCTATCATGCTCTCTTACTGTTGCAGCCTGGCTTGTATCTGGGCATTGGATATTGAACAATCTGTTGGGTATTTCAATTTGCATTGCATTTGTGAGTCATGTACGCCTTCCAAACATCAAAATATGTGCAATGCTCCTTGCATGCTTGTTCGTATATGACATATTCTGGGTGTTCTACTCAGAGAGATTTTTTGGTGCCAATGTCATGGTGTCAGTGGCGACTCAGCAAGCATCGAATCCTGTTCATACAGTGGCTAATAGTTTGAGTCTTCCAGGGTTGCAATTGATTACAAAGAAGCTTGAGTTGCCTGTGAAAATAGTCTTCCCCCGAAATTTGTTCAGTAGTACAGCTCCAGGAGGAAATACTACAGATTTCATGATGCTTGGCCTTGGGGACATG GCTATTCCTGCCATGCTTCTAGCTTTAGTTCTTTGTTTTGACTACCGAAAGAGCAGAGATCCGGTGAATCTCTTGGATTTATATTCTTCCAAGggacaaaaatatatatggtatgCTCTTCCTGGGTATGCCATTGGATTGGTAATCGCCTTAGCAGCTGGTGTCCTGACTCACTCACCCCAACCTGCACTTCTCTATCTG GTGCCTTCAACCCTCGGACCTGTTATTGTTGTCTCTTGGTTTAGGAGGGAACTGCCCGAGTTGTGGGAAGGAAGCATGTCTAATGTCAATGACAAAGCACGCCAAATAGAAGTTTGA